The nucleotide sequence AGCGACGGTGGACAGAATACCGCCCCCGGCGGCGGCGATTTCCTGATACGTCGCACCGCCGAGACGCGCTCGCAGCTCGTGCTCGCGGCTCCCGGCCCAGGGAAGGTGAGTGTGACAATCCACCCAGCCGGGCACCAGAGTACCGCCGCCACCGTCGAGGCGCTGCGCCTCCGGCAGGTCGCCAAAGCGCTCCTTCCGCTCCTCCGGTGAGCCGACGAAGGCGATACGGCCGTCCCGGCACAGCACCTCGGCACCGGCCAAACGCTCCACCGCACCCTGCTCGCCGGCGACGAGGGGCTCGTTGCCGTGGGGGGTGGCGACCTCGGAGAGGTTGTGGATCAGAAGGTCTTTGGTCTTCATGCTGGTCACTCCTTGCCCGTCACGGCTTGTTGGGGGGCTCGAGCCCTACCTTGGCGCGCCCCAAATCCCGCACCTGCTGCTGAATCCAGGACTCCACCGCCGACCACTCCGGCGCCTCGCCGACGGTGGGCGACGCCGCTTCTCCGCGGGCCAGCTCAAGATCCGCCAGTCCCTTCAAAGCCTGCAGCGGAAAGTCCCGCACGTGGCCGAATTTATCCGGCGAGCGCTCCAGCAGATGCCCCAGAGGGACCCGCTGGCACAACAGATAGAGGTCGGTGAAATCCCGGCGAGTGCCGCGGCTGATGATCGCCGCGATCTTCATCAAGCCCAAATCCACCGACGAGGCCACGGCGAGGCCGCCGTAGAAGCGCTCCGGGTCGATGAGGGGGTAGGGGTAGTAAAAGACTTTCAACCCGGTCCCGTCGCCGAGACGAGCGTAGAGGTAGCCGTTGCGGGCGGTTTCCACCCGAGTGCCGGCGTCCAGCTCCAAGAGGTCTCCCAGCAGATCGCGGCGCTTCTGGGGCGTCAGCCGATTGCCCGCCGCCATCAGGTCGAGACTGCGCGGCTCGCGATGGCCCAGATAGAGGGAAAGGGCGGCGGTACCGGCGAGATAGACATCCTGGGCCCAGGCTCGGCCGGCGAGGATCTCCAAACGCCGCTCTAAGGTCTCGTCGGGATAGGCGATTTCTGGCATTGGGAAGTCCGGGTTCATCGATGCTTCGGGGTCAGAGATTCCACAGCGCTTCCTCCAGCTCCGCAGCCGGGCTCGGGGCCGCGCCCAGCACCAGCTGCCAGAACCGCCGGCTGCGGGGGGAGAGCTGGCGACCGCCGCGGGTTTCGAGCCAGCGACGAAGCTCGGTCTCGTCCAGGGTTTGCGTCAGCCAGCGGAGATCCGCCTCTTCCCCTTCCTCGAGAATCCTCGCCACCACCAGAGGGTTGGCCGGCTCGGAGAGCAGACCGGCGGCGGGGCCGGGAAAGAGTCGCCCCAAGCCGGGGGGCGCGCTGGACGGCAGACCGGGCGGCGAAGTCACAAGCCGCTTTCGGGGCTGGCGGCGGGACGGGGACCGAACAGCGCAGTACCCACCCGCACGTGGGTCGCCCCTTCCTCGATGGCGATCTCGAAATCGGCGCTCATGCCCATGGACAACCAGCCCGGGCACTTCTCCCAGCCCGGCTCTGCCAGCAGCTGGTCGCGCAGCTCCGCGAGGCGCCGGAACCAGCCCCGGGCCTGGGCCTCAGGGTCTGGGGCGTCAGGGTCCGAGGAACCCTCCTCCGGCTGCGGCGGAATGGCCATCAGGCCGACGATCTCCAGGTGCTCGAACTCCCGGAGCTGCGGAGCCGCCTCCAAGATCCCGCTGGGAGAAAAGCCGTGCTTGCTCTCCTCCTCTCCCAGGTTGACCTCCAAGAAGCAGCGCAGGCGGCGCGCTTTGGCCTCTGGCCGGGCCTCCTCTTCCTGGGCTGCGAAGTCCCGATCCAGCCGGCGGGCGATTTTCAGGCGGTCCACCGAATGCACGACCTGGAAGAGCTGCGCCGCCCGCTTGGTCTTGTTGCTCTGCAGCGGACCGATGAGGTGCCACTCCACCCCATCGGGCATGTGCGGCACCTTGTCCTCGGCCTCCTGGACGCGGTTCTCTCCGAAGACCCGCAACCCCGCTTCCCAGGCTTCCTGAAGCTTGGTCAGGGGCTGCAGCTTGCTCACCCCGACCAGGGTCACCTCTTCTCGACGGCGACCGGCGCGCTGGCAGGCCTGGAGGATGCGCTCTTCGATGGCGGCCAGGCGCTGAGGGATGGTTTCGGGGGTTTGCATAATGGGTCCAAGGGCAGGAGATGACTAGCCCCAAACCCTAGAGCCCGAAACCTAGGCTCGGCTCCCTTCGATGGGGCTTCGGCGACCTAGGGATCGGGATCTGGGGAGCAGGATCTGGGGAGCTCAGCCCTGTTCTTCTTCCTCGACCTCCGGTGGCACGTAGAGGATGCGCTTGCAGCTGTCACAGAGCATCAGGGTGTTGTTGCGCCGGACTTCCACCACCACCTGGGGGCGGACGTTGAAGTTGCAGCGCCCACAATGCCAAGCCTGAGGGCCCTTGCGGTTGGTCTCCAAACGCTGGATGGGCGCCAGAGCATCGCCGCCGAGGCGCGCGGCAACCCGGTCGTATTGCACCAGATAGGGGCGCGGAATCTCTTGCCGCAGCTCCGCGATCTGCTTCTCCAGGGCTTCGGCCTGAGCCTGCACCGCGGGCTTCTCCGCCTCCCATTTCGACAGCTCTTGCGAGTAGCGGTCGTCCAGTTCTTGGAATTGCTCGCGTTGCTCTTCGAGGTCCTCGAGAGCCTTCTCCCGCTGCTCGAGGCTGGCCAATCCCTGCTCCTCGAGCTCGGTGATGCGCCGCTTGGCGGCATCGATTTCCTGGAGCAGAGCTCCGTACTCGCGTTGGGTGGTGACCTGGTTGATTTGGGTTTGATAGCGCTGCAGCTTGGTTTGATTCTCTTCGATCTCACCTTCCGCCGCCCGGCGCTCGCGGGCGGCTTCCTCGGCGACTTCTTCCAAAGCATCGATCTCGGCCTTGCGGCTGGAGTGCTCGTCGTGCAGCTCGCGCATCCAATCCGGGATCCCCGACAGACGTTCTTGGGCTTGGGCAAGCTCGTCGACGGCGCCCTGGAGCGCGACAATCCGATCCAGGAGCTGACTCATTTCGTGGGCTCCAGTCGAGTAAGAGGTGGGGTAACGGGATGAGAGACGGGCGGGCGGAGGCGGGCTGCAGGTGGGTTCTCGGCACCGGTGCACGTCTCCTGCGACCTGCCCCGGAGCGTAGATTGTTCGTCGAGCACCACCTTCTTTAGACCCTCTGCCAGAGTGGGTCCACCAGGATTTGAACCTGGGACCTGCCGGTTATGAGCCGGTTGCTCTAACCGCTGAGCTATGGACCCTGAAAGCTCCCTTGCGGGAGCCTGAGAGTATAGCACCGGCAGCGCCCCAGGGGCAGGCCGCGGCCAGGCTTGCAGCAAGGCCCGCGGCGGGGCATCGGAAGAGAACCTTCAGGGCGCGGGAGGAGAGGCGAGCGATCGCTGGCGCAGGACTTGTTCCGGCGGCTGCTCGCTTTCCTGGAACGATCGCCACCGGCGCTCCAGCTCCGCCGCCAGCGCGTTGCGGGCAGCCTCGTCGGGCACCGCCTCGACTCCCTCCGGACCCCACCGCAGCAGCCGCTGACGCACCGTCGACTCGGAGCCGCCGGAGAACGGTGGCGTGACCAGGAAAGTGCGGTAAACGCGATCCAGGAGCTCGGCGGCGGGCTCGGCGAGGGGGCGCTGGAGGCGGCCGCCGGCGAGAGCCCGGCGAGCCCGGTAAAAGTCCGGCTCACGGGCGAATCGCACGGTGCGCAGCAGCTGGAGGTCTCCTTGGAGCCAGGAGAACCGATTGGCACCGTCGCTCAGATAGAGCTCCGACAGTACGCCGGGAGGAGCCTGGTGAAAGAGGCTGGGAGCGACCGACGGACCGGGCATGCCGCCGGCGTGCTCCACCAGAGTCGCCCACAACCGCGTCGCCGCCACCGGCTCGCCGGGCTGCAGCCGAAGGGTGTGAGGAGACCCCTTGGGCAGCTTGAGGATCATGGGTACCCGCAGGCTCTCCGGCATCAGATTGTTGGCGTGCCCCATCTGGCCGTGCTCACCGATTTCCTCCCCGTGAGCCGAGACCACGGCCACCAAGGACCGATCCCACTGACCGCTTTCCCGCAGCCCCCGCAGCAACCGCTGGACCCGCAGATCCAGCAGCGCCACCTCACCTCGATAGAGAGCCAAGATCCGCTGGCGCCAATCCTCCGACAGCTGCACCCGGGGACTGCGGTAGAGCTCCAGCTGAAGCGCCGAGAGCTCCTTCGGCAGGTCGTCGGGCAGCGGACCGAGCTGCGGCCGCAGGCGGTCGCGGATGCGCAGAGGCGGGCTCGGAGCGTCGACGTGGATCCAGAAGAAGGAAGGGCCGGGCTCGAGGCTGGCCAGGTGCCCGGCGGCCTTACCGCCGCGGTTGAGGCCACGGTAGTAATCGAAGCCCTGCTCGTAACCGAGACCCTGGGGATACCAATGGCCGGAGACATAGGCGGTGGTGGTGTAGCCGCGTTCCCGCAGGGCCTCCGCCAGCGTGGTCACAGCGGAGGACAACCGGGGTTGCTCCGGATGCAAGGCCTGGTGCAGCCACGGGGTCAGGCCGGTGAGCAGGCCAGCGGTGGCGGGAATCGAAGCGCTGGAGCTGGCGATGGCGGTTCCCGCCCAGTCCGCCTCCGCCACCAGGGCGTCGAGATGCGGAGTGAGGTCGAGACCCGCCGCCACGGGACCGGAAGTGCCGGTCTCGGCCAGCGCACCGACGGCGTCGGCGCGCAGAGCGTCGACGGTGATCAGCAGGATGGGGCCTTGGGTCGCCGCGGGATCCGGCGGCGCCAGATGGTCCGCCCCCTGGCAGGCGAGAAAGCCTGCCGCAGCGATCAACAAACACGCGAAGAAAGCTCCGCCGAAGGAGTGACCGGACATCTATCGTAGGGAAGCCGCAGAGCGTTGCACCGGTGGGCGGGATGCCAGCGGGCAGGGCGCCAGTGGATAACGTCTTGGGCGCCGCTGGATGGGGCGGCGCTGGGCTGAACGGCGCGCCCTTGGGCGGTGGCCGCTCAAATTCCCAGCGCTTGAGAATCTCCCGCCGCCAGCGTCCTCACCAATTCTTGGTAGAAGTAGTCGTTGGTGTTGCGCACCCGCTCGTCGACCCGATCCTCATACATCTGCCGAGAGCGGTCGATGTCTTCCTTCAGGCGTTCGTAGATGTTCTTGTTGCGCCGCCCTTCTTCCACCTGCTCCTCGTTGTAGAGCTTGATCTCGCTCACCAGCAATCGCGCCAAACGGCGGGCCTTCTCGTGCAGCTCATCGTCCGCCGCCGAGGGCTTGGGGGCCTGAGAGAACGCCCAGCCGGGACCGTCGATGTCCTCCGGCGGCGCCACTTGATTCGCCTTCACCTCCGCCGGCGGCGAACGGAACATCGAATCACCGTCCTGGGCCTGGGCCGCGGGACCACCGGGGTGGGTATCGTCCCCATCGCGCTCAGCCTCCGCCGCGGACTCTTCCTCCTCGACCTGCTGGATCTCGGAAGTGGAAGTATCGACGGATGGGGCTTCCGCAGGCTCGCCCCGCCCGAGCAAAACGGTGCCATCAGCATCGAAATCGCCCTCTGGCGGCGCGGCTTCGCTAGCCTCCTCCGTCGCCTCCTCGGTGGCTTCCGGCGTGAACTCCACCGTCTGCAGACCGGCGACTTCGCTCACCGGCGGCATGGGAGCTACGTCGGAGAGGCCTTCATCTTCCGACTCGGCGTCCTCTTCCTCCCAGGCCAGAGAGGGGCCGCCTTCGGGCTCGGCCACGGCCTCCAGGGGCGGCGCTTCGTCTTCCGCCTCAGCCGTTTCCCAGGTCAAGGAGCCGTCCGGTGCTTCTTCGGCGATCTCCGGAGTGTCCTCGACCTCGACCTCTTCCAGAGCCGGCTGCTCGATGGCCTCCACGGAGGCGACCGCCGGCTCCTCGGCAGTGGCGGGCCACGAGGGAGACTCTTCCTCCGGCTCTTCGGGCTGAACCTCCTCGACTGGGGCCTCCTCGATGGGGGCCTCCTCGACTGGGGCCTCCTCGTCGGCGGTCACGGCGGCTAGACGATCCGGCGAGGGTCCCCCTACGAGGGTCTCGTCCTCCTCGTCGGCAGCAGCTTCTTCAACGACGGCCTCTTCCGTCGCGGCCTCTTCGGCCGGCTGGGGCTCGGTTTCGGCCTCCGCTGGCGGTGCAGGCGGGGGCGGGGCTGGCGGCTCTGGAACCGAGGGTTCCGCAGCTGGTGGAGCCGAGGCCGTTGCGACGCCGGCGCCGGCGTCGTCTTGCATGTGCAGGGTCGGGGTGAACTCCCGGCTGCGATAGGGCAGGGTCTCGATGGCCAGAGCGGAGACGTAGGTCAAAATCTGCAGCGCTTCGGGCACCAGGCCGGAACCGCCGGGCAGGGTGTCAGCATAAATCGCCGCCGCCACCTGGTCGCGCAGCACCAGCGGCACCAGCACGCCACGGCTAGGCAGCGGGCTGTCCACCTTGCTGCACACCCGGCCGCAGTCGCCGGCG is from Acidobacteriota bacterium and encodes:
- a CDS encoding YggS family pyridoxal phosphate-dependent enzyme, whose product is MQTPETIPQRLAAIEERILQACQRAGRRREEVTLVGVSKLQPLTKLQEAWEAGLRVFGENRVQEAEDKVPHMPDGVEWHLIGPLQSNKTKRAAQLFQVVHSVDRLKIARRLDRDFAAQEEEARPEAKARRLRCFLEVNLGEEESKHGFSPSGILEAAPQLREFEHLEIVGLMAIPPQPEEGSSDPDAPDPEAQARGWFRRLAELRDQLLAEPGWEKCPGWLSMGMSADFEIAIEEGATHVRVGTALFGPRPAASPESGL
- a CDS encoding C4-type zinc ribbon domain-containing protein, with amino-acid sequence MSQLLDRIVALQGAVDELAQAQERLSGIPDWMRELHDEHSSRKAEIDALEEVAEEAARERRAAEGEIEENQTKLQRYQTQINQVTTQREYGALLQEIDAAKRRITELEEQGLASLEQREKALEDLEEQREQFQELDDRYSQELSKWEAEKPAVQAQAEALEKQIAELRQEIPRPYLVQYDRVAARLGGDALAPIQRLETNRKGPQAWHCGRCNFNVRPQVVVEVRRNNTLMLCDSCKRILYVPPEVEEEEQG
- a CDS encoding sulfatase-like hydrolase/transferase, which translates into the protein MSGHSFGGAFFACLLIAAAGFLACQGADHLAPPDPAATQGPILLITVDALRADAVGALAETGTSGPVAAGLDLTPHLDALVAEADWAGTAIASSSASIPATAGLLTGLTPWLHQALHPEQPRLSSAVTTLAEALRERGYTTTAYVSGHWYPQGLGYEQGFDYYRGLNRGGKAAGHLASLEPGPSFFWIHVDAPSPPLRIRDRLRPQLGPLPDDLPKELSALQLELYRSPRVQLSEDWRQRILALYRGEVALLDLRVQRLLRGLRESGQWDRSLVAVVSAHGEEIGEHGQMGHANNLMPESLRVPMILKLPKGSPHTLRLQPGEPVAATRLWATLVEHAGGMPGPSVAPSLFHQAPPGVLSELYLSDGANRFSWLQGDLQLLRTVRFAREPDFYRARRALAGGRLQRPLAEPAAELLDRVYRTFLVTPPFSGGSESTVRQRLLRWGPEGVEAVPDEAARNALAAELERRWRSFQESEQPPEQVLRQRSLASPPAP